The Brassica napus cultivar Da-Ae chromosome C1, Da-Ae, whole genome shotgun sequence DNA segment aaaaataatgaaaaagctCACCAAGCTTTGATCCAACAAGGATAATGGGGACACCAGGTGCGTAATGTTTCAACTCCGGGATCCACTGCAAACACACAGTGGTGAActttgtgagagagagagggagagagggagagagagagatagagagagagagagagagagataacaaCAATAAGACCAAAACAAGATCTTAGATGGAATGAAGTTACCTTTTTGGAGACGTTTTCATAACTGGCTTTACTGATAAGAGAGAAGGCCAATATGAAGACATCTGCTCCACGGTAGCTTAGCGGTCTTAATCTGTTGTAATCCTCTTGCCCTGTTTTAATCATAATAGTAAAATCTcagattcaaaatcaaaatctaagaaaaacaaTATATGAAAAGAACCTGCAGTATCCCACAATCCAAGATTGACGGTGGCTCCATTAACCACCACATTTGCACTGAAATTATCGAAAACGGTGGGCACATAATCCTGTAATGTTTAgaaaaacaagaacatgatgAGATGTTGTTGTGCAGATGAAAATCTATTTAAAGAATGAACAGAGGTAAAAAGTTGGACAGAACCGTAGGGAAAGTGTTGCTAGTGTAAGAAATCAACAAACATGTTTTTCCGACAGCTCCATCACCAACCGTCACACACTTTACAAATCTCGAAGCGCTCATTTTCTCTACTCGGAAGATTATTTGTTAATACTTTcaggggaaaaaaaaaaagctcaaagattttgttaattttcttcttcttcgtctggATGATCAACCTCAATCGACCATCTGGGCATTCTTGAAAAAGGAAAGAACTTTGTCCCGAATACTAGAAACCCTATGAGCCCAAAGAAAGAGGGGACACAACAAAAAAAGGTGACAGAAACGAGAACAAAGAGTttgttagttagttagttagctTTTGCCCGGGAAAAATGGCGTTGAAACGTTCTCTGTCTATTTCCGACTATCGTGGATTTCCACACCAAACTTATATTATTACAAAATGGTGTTTGtgtaattatattatgtagttTGTGTCTTTTTCTGCTGGCCAAATCAAAATATCATTTCAATCTTTAATAACGAATCCTTTCTTTACTGCTTACAAATCATGACAGTTGTTTTAATTAGAGCGATATACACTCTACGGCCCTAACTAACAACACTAACCATGGTTAGGTTGCAGCATAATCATAGGCACTCCTAACGAAATGCTGCTATTCTTTGTTGTAAATGGGGGACACACATGTGACATGTTGAATAAGCAACACTTGAGAGAGGTTCTTATTGAAACATCTGACACTACTAAAAGCCCGATAACAAAGCTTCTGAGTGTGTCCACGTTGGAGTGGAAAATCGACCAATAATATTACAGCATTCGTCCATGTCATCATCGATTTGGTTTGATTGGGCTTCATCTGGGTTCGGTCTGTTTGGTCTCCAGTTTAAAGCCCAAATTCATTTCTGTCTTGATAGCAATTGTTAGTCGTAAGTCGTAACCCTACCTACCTCTGTTCTTCTCTTACCTTTCGGCTTCTACAACTTCGATTTCTTTTCTCTCCGGAACCGTTTCAACCAATTACTTCACCACTAGCTGTTCTAATCAAAACTTTTGCTTGATCTCATTCTCATTCAATGAATTCCTTTCACCTTCCTCTCCATTCGTCTATTTATAAAGCTCTTCTCATATCATATGTCTCAGTTAAAATTGATAAGATTCTCTTAGATATTTATCTTGATGGAACAAGAAGACCGTCTCATCCTCCGCGATTGCCAAACCAGACGGAAAGTCGACTGCTTCAATTACTGATTGAGatagggtttcgattttgacGCTTGATCTTCGTTTTCATCAACAGAAACGCTCCCATTACTGATTCATCCCGTTAATCCTTTTATTAAATCCATCAACCACGATTTAGCCTTCAATGCAAGTTTGCGGTGTATCAGCGAGTATATAAAGGTATCCTTGCTCCTCTCTAATCCATATTCTCAATCTTTCTCTGGGAGACCAGGAATGTCAGGCGGTGGAGAACTCATTGGGTTGATATGCTCATGGTGGATGTAAATGTAAAGACTCTTGATAATTGTGACGTTAAATAGTTCCGGCAAGCTTCTCTATATTTCTTCTTTCTGATAGTTTTCAACCTTTGTTTCATGCGAACATATGCAGGCCACCATTAATTCTAACCGACGACTTGCTCTCAGCATTCAGCATGTATATTCTGTTTCGTTTATGTGAGATGTTTTCgtattcactttttttttttttttttttgaattttcactCCTTTTGTTTATGTATTGCAGTCAATCTTCATAAAAGCCACGGTGTACAAGCATCTTATCAAGGCGGGTTCAATTTATTCCATAAGCGGTTTTGATGTGACTCAGAGCAATCTGAACCTTAAGTTGTCCGTCTCTCCTCTATCGATTTGACTCCACCGTTGAATTTCGTCTCCACTGTCGAGGTGCGTCTCATCAGATTCTGGGAGGCTCTCCCTTGCTCTTTTATACTACTCTACCAGCAACATGATTGTCCATTGTAATCGGTTTCTATCTGAAGTTTGTCTTtgaactttgattttttttttatgaagatAAAATGGAGAGATTGCACGAAAGATACGTTTCTTCAAAGACCAAATGTCAAAAAAAGTTGGAGTATCTCCCCAAGAGTTCATAGACAAAGAAGTTTAAATGGATTTGGATGATGTTGAGGTGAACCCCTATGCTTGCTtgctttttaaaatttcttggACTGCTATTGCTTCCCATCATCCCTGGACTTGATTTCCTTCTTTCCCCTTTTCAGGTCGAGCTTGGGGAGCCAGAAGCTGAACTTTACGTAATCAAGGCTATTAATAAAAAGCTGCAACGCTCTTACAATTAACTTGTGGATTTTAGGTCTCCTAGCAACTGTTCTTATACAGGTGAATCTGCATCTTGGTTTAGGTCTCAGTCTTTATTTCAGCTCTCACAATAAGCGtaggagagagatagagagagtacTAATCATATTGACATCGCTGCAATAGCCCTATCAACAGTAGGATCCTTAGTGTCTTACATGGTAACTCTTGCAAAGGTTTATTGTTACGTTCAAGACCAATGTTACCGCTGAGAGAGCAGAGACTTTGCTCTATTGTTATTGTCTCAAACATCGTTAGATGAATTCAAGATTCTGTAAATAAGGTAAACAAACAGAAAGCAAAGTTTTTAAGTTTGATTGTAATAACTAATAAGTACTAAACACTAACCAGAGTAATATTATTGATGTTGTGTTTGCAGGATGTTATAAAAGCTAGGATGGAGAGCTGTTCAAGAGTACTTCAAGGTTTATCTTTCAACACTGTTGTGTGAAATGATGCTGTTATCTTTGTAGACAAAAGTATGAGACGTACTGAATGACTTCTTATAGGTTTTACACGTAGTGAATGACTTCTTATAGGTTTTAGTTTTACGGTTTACTTCTATGTCTGTTCTTTTCCTTCTGTTCTCTTATATCTCATGTAAAATTAGTCAGATAAAAACCAATGTAAAATCTagaaataatgtatttttttttgctcaagTTCTGTATATAGTaagcaaagaaagaagaatgttcatcaagaaaaaaaattacattataaatatcaatggggATAATAATATTAGTAATCTAATTAGTAATCTAATTTCTGAttcaatattatataaaagatcTCAGTGTGGTGTGGCCAAACTACGCGAAACTACAAAATCTGAAAAGGCCACAGACTCATAGACTTCATGTTTCATTCGTGTGATGTTCTCCTGAGTTATAGATTGCTTATACATACTTCTCTTACTCTCTTTCTTAAGTTAATCAATAAAAAGAGATGAAGCTGGTGGTTGAGCTGCAGAAACAAGATGTACAACTTGAGAGGAGAAGACGCATAATGTAAGAGGTGTATCAACAAAATATGTGACGTcgttttacatgatttgaaatttaaaaaatgtagaCACCAGGATTTGAACCCAAGTTGGTTGGTCAAATGGCAAGATATTTTACCACTGGGCTACTTGCACTTTCAATAtacttactaacatgtttacttttatttggtacatattaaatataaaaaattctataaaaacttaataagatctttaaaattcctaaaaaactaaaaaaataaagaagatttttataaaattaatttagaaattaaaattaaaaataaaattttatttttcgttttaaaaaataaaaactcttccaaaattttctaaaaacttaaaaagatctttaaaattccaaaaaattgaaaaaataaagaatttttttataaaattaattttgaaattaaaatagaatataaaattttattttttcttttcaaaaaataaaaaatgttccaaaattttcaattt contains these protein-coding regions:
- the LOC106352296 gene encoding rac-like GTP-binding protein RHO1 gives rise to the protein MSASRFVKCVTVGDGAVGKTCLLISYTSNTFPTDYVPTVFDNFSANVVVNGATVNLGLWDTAGQEDYNRLRPLSYRGADVFILAFSLISKASYENVSKKWIPELKHYAPGVPIILVGSKLDLRDDKQFFIDHPGAVPISTAQGEELKKLIESPFYIECSSKSQENVKAVFDAAIRVVLQPPKQKKKKSKAQKACSIL